Part of the Zingiber officinale cultivar Zhangliang chromosome 6A, Zo_v1.1, whole genome shotgun sequence genome, TCTGGTGTCGAGAAGGTGAAGCTCTTCGTGTCATGCTTGACATTTAAGCAGCTCAATCGAGTTGTGGTCTAAGTCATTTGACGGACGCATGACATCTGAATTAATAGCACATTGTCAAATTAATACAAATTTGTCCAAGGGAATGTGCGTGTTGAGTTGGGTACTTGAGGTCAGATCTATTCGACAGCTCTAATATGGTAAAGATGGACCGACTGACCGACCGATCAAACATTATAATCTTTAGGAAGTATCTAGGAAGAAAGATAAAACAAGAGAATTATTTCTAGTgaagaagaaattaaaaagaaatggACAAGAGTATGATATATCGTATCACTATCTTATCACTAATAGATAGTGACAATTAATTATACAAATATTTGGTTCATCGTCAACATGTAACTAATgataaatgtgtcaaaattttgaaaagacATCGGTTTGACTAGTCAAATCTAGTTCAAGAACTttaacatgtttttttttcttttcgtttTTTATCATTTGGGAAATGAAAATTATATATGATTCATTTTTGTTAGGACCATGAAAAATCGTTGGTGCCCTTGAATCATATATGATTCtcacaaataaatataaagaaaataaactaatTCAAACGATATAATAATTAGTTGAACTCAATAAAAACTTTAAGGTAAGGTCGAGCatataacaaattcaaaatcaagACTCAATCATATATTGCCATTAATTATGAATTATTCAGACATtctacatcatcatcatcatccattCATCCTCATAATTATATTCCTCCTAATGATGCATATCTTTCCATCTTCTGCAATAATTCCTTGAGTAATTGCTACAATCTGGGTACCAGCTGAAAACCAGTGTTAAAGAAGACGACAAGGAAAGGAAGGCTGCTGTTTTCCTCACATGTTTCTTACAAATTAGGGCCCTACAAATTAAACAAGAGAAAAACAACTTGAACAAAACTATTGCTCAGTCCGTTGGACGGCTAGCTCCTTCAGTAGCTTCTCGGTTTCTTCCTCGCGTACTGAACCATCGTTGATCCTGCTCTATAAAACGCCCCCTCGCTCGTCGTGAATTCCTCACACCGATCGAGCAGTACTACTCCAGCAGCAGTAGTTGTATAGCAACTAGCTAGCCGAGCAAATTAAAAGCCGACCAGTACTCTCTGtctctgtctctctctctctccatggCTATTCCGGTAATCGACTTCTCCAAGCTGGAAGGAAAGGAGAGGGCCGAGACTCTGGCTCAGATCGGCAATGGATGCCAACAGTGGGGATTCTTCCAGGTATGTTGTTTTATGACTCtgttaattaattagattgctACTGTTTTAATTAGATCAGTCAATTTGGGAATTACTTAATGttactaaaattaatatttttgcaGCTGGTGAACCATGGGATTCCGGTGGAGCTGCTTGAACGCGTGAAGAAGGTGTGCACGGAGTGCTACAGGCACAGAGCCGAGGCTTTCAAGGTGTCCAGGCCGGTGCAGCTCCTTGACCAACTCGTtcgggaagaagaagaggtcGTTGGAGAAGtaaacaacaacaagaagaagttgGACGATGTGGACTGGGAGGACGTCTTTGTTCTCCAAGACGACAACCAATGGCCATCCCATCCTCCCCAATTCAagtaattagttaattaattaattaaatatatcacACCACCATGAATTTTTCATgacaattattatatatattatttaaattgatTGATTCGATCGATTGATCATTAGGGAGACGATGAGGGAGTACAGAACGGAGGTGAAAAAGCTAGCCGAGAAATTGATGGAAACCATGGAAGAAAACCTGGGGCTGGAGAAGGGCACCTTCAAGAACCAGTTCACCGGAAACGGCGAGCACGAGCCGTTCTTCGCCACCAAGGTGAGAATTATATTGATTGACACTTGACAAAGCTAGGAGAGactttaattataaataaaacaattaattttCATTCTGATGTTGCGTCATTGAATTAAGGTGAGCCACTACCCGCCCTGCCCGCGGTTGGACCTTGTGGAGCTGGGCCTCCGCCCCCACACCGACGCTGGCGGCGTCATCCTCCTCTTCCAAGATGACCATGTCGGAGGCTTGCAGATCCTCAAGGACGGCGAGTGGGTGGACGTGCAGCCGTTGGCCAATGCCATCGTCATTAACATCGGGGACCAGATCGAGGTGGTCAGCAATGGGCGGTACAAGAGCGTATGGCACCGCGTGCTCGCCACCGGCAATGGCAACCGCCGCTCCGTCGCCTCCTTCTACAACCCTTCAGTGAAGGCCGTCATTTGTCCGGCTTCGGCCTCCGCCGTCGACGAGACCACTGGCGCCTACCCCGAGTTTCTCTTCGGGGACTACATGGACGTGTACGTGAAGCAAAAGTACATGCCCAAAGAACCAAGATTTGAGGCGGTCAAAGCAATTAATTAACTAGGAGCTAATTAACTATACAATggttaattatattattaattataattgTTACCG contains:
- the LOC121996350 gene encoding 1-aminocyclopropane-1-carboxylate oxidase-like, which produces MAIPVIDFSKLEGKERAETLAQIGNGCQQWGFFQLVNHGIPVELLERVKKVCTECYRHRAEAFKVSRPVQLLDQLVREEEEVVGEVNNNKKKLDDVDWEDVFVLQDDNQWPSHPPQFKETMREYRTEVKKLAEKLMETMEENLGLEKGTFKNQFTGNGEHEPFFATKVSHYPPCPRLDLVELGLRPHTDAGGVILLFQDDHVGGLQILKDGEWVDVQPLANAIVINIGDQIEVVSNGRYKSVWHRVLATGNGNRRSVASFYNPSVKAVICPASASAVDETTGAYPEFLFGDYMDVYVKQKYMPKEPRFEAVKAIN